The following are encoded together in the Euwallacea fornicatus isolate EFF26 chromosome 11, ASM4011564v1, whole genome shotgun sequence genome:
- the LOC136342244 gene encoding zinc finger protein 8-like, translating into MFLPRSKCVICGENIARIKFNLKTTKSEKSKTLLLKFVEKLYKNISFLHCNICSSCYQLLNELDVIQQREKELFTQLKDFISKVENCKTSRILRQPLKIGKDDMDDELDPEEPEDKLPDLNLKNLPIKVKRIRRTTDDPAISEKISLIPESDSDNDMRNEKVFEQIQSSIQMDLSKHIVQHMTKSKPKTVLCEICGQSFKTKSGYENHMKKHEGAEDEMRLLGLNKMIEGPCFCDVCGKGFNQKASLSRHFVIHTGESRYQCEACGKKFLHHSSFNMHKKIHAGERNFKCDMCDHRFLTNSHLKRHLRATHEKEKNHNCMSCGKKFTENYNLIAHMKIVHKEPTRVDEYVIEEGIKQASLLDQEGRIDVQEVQSVVFNNYVN; encoded by the exons ATGTTTCTCCCCaggtcaaaatgtgtaatttgTGGAGAAAACATAGCAAGGATCAAATTCAACCTAAAGACAACAAAGTCAGAGAAGTCAAAAACCTTACTACTCAAATTTGTAGAGAAACTTTACAAGAACATATCTTTTTTGCATTGCAACATTTGTTCGAGTTGCTACCAACTCTTAAATGAGTTGGATGTTATCCaacaaagagaaaaagaaTTGTTTACTCAATTGAAAgatttcatttcaaaagttgaaaattgtaaaacctCAAGAATCCTTAGACAGCCTCTTAAAATAGGAAAAGATGATATG GATGATGAACTTGATCCTGAAGAACCTGAAGATAAATTACCTgatcttaatttaaaaaatttgccaaTAAAAGTAAAACGAATAAGACGGACCACTGATGATCCTGCCATTTCAGAGAAGATAAGTTTAATTCCTGAAAGTGACTCTGATAATGATATGAGGAATGAGAAGGTTTTTGAACAG ATCCAATCGTCAATCCAAATGGATTTATCCAAACATATTGTCCAGCACATGACAAAAAGCAAACCCAAAACTGTCTTGTGTGAAATTTGTGGTCAAAGCTTTAAAACTAAAAGTGGTTATGAGAATCACATGAAAAAGCATGAGGGTGCTGAGGATGAAATGAGACTCTTGGGATTGAATAAGATGATAGAAGGACCTTGTTTTTGTGATGTATGTGGTAAAGGTTTCAATCAAAAAGCTTCATTGAGTAGGCATTTTGTCATTCACACAG gTGAAAGCCGGTATCAATGCGAGGCCTGCGGCAAAAAATTTCTGCATCACAGTTCATTCAACATGCACAAAAAAATCCACGCGGGCGagagaaatttcaaatgcGACATGTGCGATCATCGTTTTCTCACTAATTCGCATCTGAAACGACACCTACGAGCTACCcatgaaaaggaaaaaaatcataattgtatGTCTTGCGGGAAAAAATTCACAGAAAACTACAATCTTATAGCTCATATGAAGATCGTTCATAAAGAGCCTACGCGAGTTGACGAATATGTGATCGAAGAAGGTATAAAGCAAGCGTCACTTCTGGATCAAGAAGGTCGAATAGATGTTCAGGAAGTGCAAAGTGtggtatttaataattatgtaaattaa